The following proteins are encoded in a genomic region of Acetobacter oryzoeni:
- a CDS encoding kinase inhibitor, with protein MAFVLTSPAFVNGDTLPQAQVYNGMGQHGQNLSPALEWKDAPAGTKSFVVTVYDPDAPTGSGWWHWVVVNIPATITALPEGAGSAGDKLPKGAMQVRTDFGVPGYGGAAPPLGRVHRYVFTVYALDVPTLDVQEDSSPALVGFMVNHHKLASASLTALYGSGSRD; from the coding sequence ATGGCATTTGTTCTTACAAGCCCGGCCTTTGTAAATGGTGATACACTGCCGCAGGCACAGGTTTACAATGGCATGGGGCAGCACGGGCAGAATCTTTCCCCCGCGTTGGAATGGAAAGATGCCCCCGCAGGCACCAAAAGCTTTGTGGTAACGGTATATGACCCCGATGCCCCAACTGGTTCGGGCTGGTGGCACTGGGTGGTGGTGAATATTCCCGCTACTATTACAGCACTGCCAGAAGGTGCCGGTTCGGCCGGGGATAAGCTGCCAAAAGGTGCCATGCAGGTGCGCACAGATTTTGGCGTGCCGGGTTATGGTGGGGCTGCCCCTCCGCTGGGGCGTGTGCACCGTTATGTCTTTACGGTTTATGCGCTGGATGTGCCTACGTTGGATGTGCAGGAAGATTCCAGCCCGGCATTGGTTGGTTTTATGGTCAACCATCACAAGTTGGCTTCTGCCAGCCTGACAGCTCTATATGGTAGTGGCTCCCGCGACTAA
- a CDS encoding TSCPD domain-containing protein: MNATARRHWNGVLMSTLEAAADPDAPLRSVTLPAEWDTDAATALAQLVPGDEALDLPSLASRWIDALAPDDATARSLVWMLLTRQAAPTEAVWHCRFDRPPGFIVNLAAFVSPGEGFAARTFVAALRLICSVLRHAASTLANQRNGELPLPDLFAPEQTEAAPTAPADTLAPTPLAGDILLTNLDACLAGVGLDYDSEDGRAAACAIAALATLTAHAGRGPESLPLPPVRTVLPGLGETLRAVWNEAAVETETPLAPIETGFSASNPIDGLLGVEACGLAPAFSMLRPDGKLSRSALLRLEARGFTVETALAAALAGETVLPQPGPNAHLAMYRALTGFVDRMPARPEVQNQPIRNKLERGIRRTLPPRHGGFTQKTTIGGHRLFLRTGEYEDGTLGELALTPTRESGMVRGLMESLGEAVSIGLQYGAPLEAFVENFAYTCFGPAGTVEGDPVASYATSMLDYAFRALSDTYLGVRLPDGPHQDAQSDPDPLLPLDLPEADDTPPTGRKRRNLRLVC; encoded by the coding sequence ATGAACGCAACAGCCAGACGCCACTGGAATGGCGTGCTGATGAGCACGCTAGAGGCCGCAGCAGACCCGGACGCTCCCCTTCGCTCCGTTACGCTGCCCGCAGAATGGGATACAGATGCCGCAACGGCATTGGCCCAGCTTGTACCAGGAGATGAAGCGCTGGATCTGCCCAGCCTTGCCTCCCGCTGGATTGATGCGCTGGCACCAGATGATGCCACGGCCCGATCTTTGGTGTGGATGCTGCTTACGCGGCAGGCCGCCCCAACAGAAGCCGTATGGCATTGCCGTTTTGACCGTCCGCCGGGCTTTATTGTTAATCTGGCGGCCTTTGTTTCCCCCGGTGAAGGGTTTGCTGCGCGCACGTTTGTTGCGGCTCTGCGGCTGATCTGTTCCGTATTGCGCCATGCCGCCAGCACGCTGGCCAACCAGCGCAATGGGGAACTGCCGCTGCCAGATTTATTTGCACCAGAACAAACAGAAGCAGCCCCCACTGCACCTGCCGATACGCTTGCCCCCACCCCTTTGGCTGGTGATATTCTGCTAACCAATCTGGACGCATGCCTTGCAGGCGTTGGGCTGGATTATGATAGCGAAGATGGCCGTGCCGCCGCATGCGCCATAGCTGCTCTGGCCACACTCACTGCCCATGCTGGCCGTGGGCCGGAATCTCTCCCGTTGCCACCAGTGCGCACCGTTCTGCCCGGATTGGGGGAAACCCTGCGCGCTGTCTGGAACGAAGCAGCAGTGGAAACAGAAACGCCGTTGGCCCCGATTGAAACCGGCTTTTCTGCCTCCAACCCGATAGACGGGCTTTTGGGGGTAGAAGCCTGCGGGCTGGCTCCGGCTTTTTCCATGTTGCGGCCAGATGGCAAACTTTCCAGAAGCGCTTTGCTGCGGTTGGAAGCACGCGGCTTTACGGTTGAAACCGCTTTGGCTGCGGCGCTGGCGGGTGAAACTGTTTTACCTCAACCCGGCCCTAACGCGCATTTGGCCATGTATCGCGCTCTGACTGGGTTTGTAGACCGCATGCCCGCCCGGCCAGAAGTGCAGAACCAGCCAATCCGCAACAAGCTGGAGCGTGGCATACGCCGCACTTTGCCCCCTCGGCACGGCGGTTTTACGCAAAAAACCACTATTGGTGGCCACCGGCTGTTCCTGCGCACGGGGGAATATGAAGATGGCACGCTGGGTGAACTCGCCCTTACCCCCACGCGGGAAAGCGGCATGGTGCGCGGGCTGATGGAAAGCCTGGGTGAAGCCGTGAGCATTGGCCTGCAATACGGCGCTCCGCTGGAAGCCTTTGTGGAAAACTTTGCCTACACCTGTTTTGGCCCGGCTGGCACGGTGGAGGGAGACCCGGTTGCCTCCTACGCCACATCCATGTTGGATTACGCCTTCCGCGCCTTATCAGACACGTATCTGGGTGTGCGGCTGCCAGATGGCCCGCACCAAGATGCACAATCTGACCCCGACCCGCTTCTGCCGCTGGACCTGCCAGAAGCAGATGATACGCCCCCCACCGGGCGCAAGCGCCGTAATCTGCGGCTTGTCTGCTAA
- the queA gene encoding tRNA preQ1(34) S-adenosylmethionine ribosyltransferase-isomerase QueA gives MSSDRTEDFDFHLPESLIAQEPARPREAARLLDATQPDMFADRHIRDLPSLLKRGDLLVANNTAVIRAQLHGLRGEAKIGITLDQIQPDGSWHVLVRNARRLKVGDTIAFPGVQDTARVQALEPGGGAVLRFSAEGDAFDAFLQKAGALALPPYIHRPEGPTAQDTSDYATIFERNKGAVAAPTAGLHFTPALLKAIDATGAQRCTLTLHVGAGTFLPVREAEISEHKMHSERGIITPETAERINATRKAGGRIIAIGTTSLRLLETATDENGIVHPFDGTTSIFIRPGYQFRAVDMLLTNFHLPRSTLFMLVSAFAGVERARQIYAHAVASGYRFYSYGDACLLRCAHSIHAHHLGTVE, from the coding sequence ATGAGCAGTGACCGCACCGAAGATTTTGATTTTCACCTTCCAGAAAGCCTGATCGCGCAGGAACCCGCCCGCCCGCGAGAAGCCGCGCGCCTTCTGGATGCCACACAGCCCGACATGTTTGCTGACAGGCATATCCGTGATCTGCCCTCGCTTCTGAAGCGGGGAGATTTGCTGGTTGCAAACAATACGGCCGTTATTCGTGCCCAGCTTCATGGCCTGCGTGGAGAAGCCAAAATTGGCATTACGCTGGACCAGATTCAGCCAGATGGCAGTTGGCATGTGTTGGTGCGCAATGCGCGCAGGCTCAAGGTGGGCGATACTATTGCATTCCCCGGTGTGCAGGACACAGCCCGCGTGCAGGCGTTAGAACCCGGCGGGGGGGCGGTCCTTCGGTTCAGTGCGGAAGGGGATGCTTTTGATGCGTTTTTGCAAAAAGCAGGCGCATTGGCATTGCCTCCCTATATTCATCGCCCGGAAGGACCAACGGCGCAGGATACCAGTGATTACGCCACTATTTTTGAGCGCAACAAAGGGGCCGTGGCCGCACCTACTGCCGGGTTGCATTTTACACCTGCGCTGCTGAAGGCCATAGATGCCACAGGCGCCCAGCGCTGCACACTTACCCTGCATGTAGGGGCCGGCACCTTTTTGCCTGTGCGTGAAGCCGAAATTTCTGAACACAAAATGCATTCAGAACGCGGCATCATCACCCCGGAAACAGCAGAACGTATCAACGCCACCCGTAAGGCTGGCGGGCGTATTATTGCCATTGGCACCACCAGCCTGCGCCTGTTGGAAACCGCAACAGATGAAAACGGCATTGTGCATCCGTTTGATGGCACAACCTCCATTTTCATTCGGCCCGGCTATCAATTCCGCGCTGTGGATATGCTGCTCACCAATTTCCACCTGCCGCGCTCTACGCTTTTCATGCTGGTTTCCGCCTTTGCAGGGGTTGAGCGTGCCCGGCAGATTTATGCCCATGCCGTTGCCAGCGGTTACCGCTTTTATTCCTACGGCGATGCCTGCCTGCTGCGCTGCGCCCACTCCATCCATGCCCACCACCTCGGAACAGTAGAATGA
- a CDS encoding NADH:ubiquinone oxidoreductase subunit NDUFA12, producing MANFGTWLHTRRKGRLVGKDADGRCYYESTGPARQGGGVERPERWVIYLKGEDPSAVPPEWWGWLHHTLDAPIPAEERKPWQLPHKPNMTGTAQAYRPPGSLYSTGQHPPATGDYEAWTPDA from the coding sequence ATGGCAAACTTTGGAACATGGCTGCATACGCGCCGGAAGGGGCGGCTGGTTGGCAAGGATGCCGATGGCCGCTGCTATTACGAATCAACAGGCCCGGCCCGTCAGGGTGGTGGGGTGGAACGGCCCGAACGCTGGGTGATCTACCTGAAAGGGGAGGATCCTTCTGCCGTGCCGCCAGAATGGTGGGGGTGGCTGCACCACACGCTGGATGCGCCTATTCCGGCAGAAGAACGCAAGCCGTGGCAGCTTCCGCATAAGCCAAATATGACAGGTACGGCACAAGCTTACAGGCCACCGGGAAGCCTGTATTCCACTGGTCAGCACCCTCCCGCAACGGGAGATTACGAGGCATGGACACCTGATGCGTGA
- a CDS encoding GNAT family N-acetyltransferase produces MADWSVSLHNSIHAIPATEWDACAGADNPFVSHAFLSALEDSGSVRKETGWLPQHVSLHAPDGQLAATCPAYIKGHSWGEYVFDQGWARAFEAAGGRYYPKLQIAVPFTPAPGPRLLTRPDAPAETQKVMADALRQICHDTGLSSAHVTFCTERESNVLAERGWLPRLGLQYHWHNQNYACFDDFLETLSSRKRKAIRRERRDANAAGLSFHTLRGSDITPEDWQAFYTFYQNTIDKKWGNAYLTPDFFPLLSERLQDRVVLMTARHEGTPVAAALNLLGSDTLYGRNWGCVGNWPFLHFELCYYRAIDFAIAHGLKRVEAGAQGEHKIQRGYLPALTHSAHWLENPSLRNGVGAFLQAERPAILAEAEALNVLSPYRQSET; encoded by the coding sequence ATGGCTGACTGGTCCGTATCTCTGCACAACAGTATTCACGCCATTCCGGCAACGGAGTGGGATGCCTGTGCGGGGGCGGATAACCCATTTGTCAGCCATGCTTTTCTTTCTGCATTAGAAGACAGCGGTTCCGTACGCAAAGAAACAGGCTGGCTGCCACAGCATGTCAGCCTGCACGCGCCAGATGGGCAACTGGCCGCCACTTGCCCTGCCTATATTAAAGGCCATTCGTGGGGTGAGTATGTGTTCGACCAAGGGTGGGCACGCGCCTTTGAAGCCGCTGGTGGGCGCTATTACCCCAAACTGCAAATTGCCGTCCCCTTTACCCCAGCACCGGGCCCGCGCCTTTTAACGCGCCCCGATGCACCGGCAGAAACCCAAAAAGTTATGGCGGATGCCCTACGCCAGATCTGCCATGATACGGGTCTTTCCTCCGCCCATGTAACATTCTGCACTGAGCGGGAAAGCAATGTTCTGGCTGAACGAGGGTGGCTCCCGCGCCTTGGTTTACAGTATCACTGGCACAATCAGAATTACGCCTGTTTTGATGATTTTCTGGAAACACTTTCATCACGCAAGCGCAAAGCCATCCGGCGAGAGCGGCGTGATGCCAATGCCGCTGGCCTGAGCTTTCATACCCTACGCGGGTCAGACATTACGCCGGAAGACTGGCAAGCCTTTTACACATTTTACCAGAACACGATTGATAAAAAGTGGGGCAACGCCTACCTGACGCCAGATTTTTTCCCGCTACTTTCTGAACGCTTGCAAGACCGCGTTGTGCTGATGACAGCACGGCATGAAGGCACACCCGTTGCCGCTGCCCTCAACCTTTTGGGAAGCGATACATTGTATGGCCGCAACTGGGGCTGTGTTGGCAACTGGCCATTTTTGCATTTTGAGCTATGCTATTACCGCGCCATAGATTTTGCCATTGCCCACGGCCTCAAACGAGTAGAAGCCGGAGCGCAGGGTGAACATAAAATCCAGCGCGGCTATTTGCCTGCTCTCACACATTCTGCCCATTGGCTGGAAAACCCCTCTCTTCGCAATGGTGTTGGGGCTTTCCTTCAGGCAGAACGCCCCGCCATATTGGCGGAAGCCGAGGCCCTTAACGTGCTTTCTCCCTATCGGCAGAGTGAAACATGA
- a CDS encoding bifunctional methylenetetrahydrofolate dehydrogenase/methenyltetrahydrofolate cyclohydrolase yields MTNASSSSLPSDHQASLIDGKGFAAKMRQHIREDVLAFHEKHGVTPGLAVILVGNDPASEVYVRNKAVQTHHAGMRSFMHMLPENTSEAELLALIDRLNKDPEIHGILVQLPLPNGLDGRRVTNAILPEKDVDGLGEINAGRLAVGLPSLIPCTPLGCLLLLRDQLGDMKGQHAVVIGASNLVGKPMALLLLAEGCTVSIAHIHTRDTAALARQADILVVATGCRELVRGDWIKPGATVIDVGITRIKTDDGKTRLVGDVAFDEAVKVAGRITPVPGGVGPMTIACLLKNTLTAAKLQLEGSAE; encoded by the coding sequence ATGACCAACGCATCTTCATCCTCCCTTCCCTCCGATCATCAGGCTTCCCTGATTGATGGCAAAGGCTTTGCCGCCAAAATGCGTCAGCATATCCGTGAGGATGTTCTGGCGTTTCACGAGAAACATGGCGTAACGCCCGGTCTAGCAGTTATTCTTGTTGGGAATGATCCTGCCAGCGAAGTGTATGTGCGCAACAAGGCGGTGCAGACCCATCATGCTGGTATGCGCTCCTTCATGCATATGCTGCCCGAAAACACATCGGAAGCCGAACTTCTGGCGCTGATAGACCGCCTGAACAAAGACCCCGAAATTCATGGCATTCTGGTACAGCTTCCCCTGCCAAACGGGCTGGATGGCCGCCGCGTAACCAATGCCATTCTGCCTGAAAAGGATGTGGATGGTCTGGGTGAAATCAACGCTGGCCGTTTGGCTGTAGGTCTGCCCTCGCTCATTCCCTGCACGCCGCTGGGCTGCCTGCTACTGCTGCGTGACCAGTTGGGAGATATGAAAGGCCAGCATGCCGTGGTTATCGGGGCTTCCAACCTTGTGGGCAAACCTATGGCCCTGCTGCTGCTGGCAGAAGGCTGCACGGTTTCTATTGCGCATATTCACACGCGCGATACGGCAGCTCTTGCACGGCAAGCCGATATTCTGGTTGTGGCCACGGGTTGCCGTGAACTGGTGCGTGGAGACTGGATTAAACCCGGAGCCACCGTAATTGACGTTGGTATCACCCGTATCAAAACCGATGATGGCAAAACCCGCCTTGTGGGCGACGTTGCGTTTGATGAAGCTGTTAAAGTGGCAGGCCGCATTACGCCGGTTCCCGGTGGCGTTGGCCCAATGACCATTGCCTGCCTGCTGAAAAACACACTCACCGCAGCCAAATTGCAGCTTGAGGGGAGTGCGGAATGA
- a CDS encoding methylenetetrahydrofolate reductase has translation MSLSRLSVELIPRSAEALATDVATVKATFSVADTLNIPDLMRFPLRSWDAAALVRPQFGNVIPHIRAIDIAPDAPLPGADQPGLEEILVVHGDPPADLSHRTYPNSTESIIRRYRREAPHLKVYAAFDPYRRAPWKELEDVARKKEAGAIGFFTQPVFDLKLFDLCREWMLGECVFWGLSPVIGPKSRSYWETTNHIVFPRDFSPTLDANIQFAQTVLKELAQEKGKAYLMPVRIKLEQYLPHLLDAVA, from the coding sequence ATGAGCCTTTCTCGCCTTTCGGTTGAGCTAATCCCACGTTCTGCTGAGGCTCTGGCAACAGATGTGGCTACAGTTAAAGCCACATTTTCCGTTGCAGATACGCTGAACATTCCTGACCTGATGCGCTTTCCCCTCCGCAGTTGGGATGCCGCGGCACTTGTACGCCCACAGTTCGGAAATGTTATTCCACACATCCGGGCCATAGATATTGCACCAGATGCCCCCCTGCCCGGAGCAGACCAACCGGGGTTGGAAGAGATTCTGGTTGTGCATGGTGACCCTCCGGCAGATCTCAGCCACCGTACATACCCCAACAGTACGGAAAGCATTATCCGCCGCTACCGGCGTGAAGCACCACACCTGAAAGTTTATGCGGCGTTTGACCCTTACCGTCGCGCACCGTGGAAAGAGCTGGAAGATGTGGCCCGCAAGAAAGAAGCCGGAGCCATTGGTTTCTTCACGCAGCCTGTATTTGACCTAAAACTGTTTGACCTGTGCCGGGAATGGATGCTGGGCGAATGCGTGTTCTGGGGGCTTTCCCCCGTTATTGGCCCCAAATCACGCTCGTATTGGGAAACAACAAACCACATTGTTTTCCCGCGTGATTTTTCTCCTACGCTGGATGCCAATATCCAGTTTGCACAAACGGTGCTTAAGGAACTGGCGCAGGAAAAAGGCAAGGCCTACCTGATGCCGGTGCGCATCAAGCTGGAACAGTATCTTCCCCACCTGCTGGATGCTGTGGCATAA
- a CDS encoding RidA family protein, whose product MMSTPESRLAELGIELPTPAAPVANYVACVQTGSLLVVSGQLPLKDGKLFATGKLGDAVSVETAVEAARYSMINVIAQVRAAVGDLSRVKRVVRLGGFIACTPEFTSHAAAMNGASDLAVAVFGDAGRHARSTVGVPSLPLDAPVEVEGLFEIG is encoded by the coding sequence GTGATGAGCACTCCTGAATCCCGTCTGGCTGAACTTGGTATCGAACTGCCTACACCTGCTGCACCTGTTGCCAACTATGTAGCCTGCGTTCAAACAGGTTCTCTTCTGGTGGTTTCCGGCCAGTTGCCACTTAAAGATGGCAAGCTGTTTGCTACCGGCAAGCTGGGTGATGCCGTTTCTGTTGAAACAGCGGTTGAAGCTGCGCGTTACAGCATGATCAATGTGATCGCACAGGTGCGCGCCGCTGTGGGCGATCTTTCCCGCGTGAAACGCGTGGTGCGTCTGGGTGGCTTTATTGCCTGCACGCCAGAGTTCACCTCACACGCAGCCGCCATGAATGGTGCATCTGATCTGGCTGTTGCCGTATTTGGTGATGCCGGGCGCCATGCGCGCTCCACCGTTGGCGTGCCCTCCCTGCCGCTGGATGCCCCGGTTGAAGTAGAAGGGCTGTTCGAAATCGGCTGA